The Bremerella cremea genomic interval TCTTCAATTGATTTCTATGAACCATACGAAAGTTACCAAGAGAGCATTAGACTTGCTGGGAAAAATACCTGATTTGAATCGTCAATTCGTGTACGCGGACAATACAGCGATTTCAGAGGCAGACCTTGAACAGTTTCGACGGGCTAAGCCTTAAATGATTGCCAGCATTTAGGAACTGCAGGGTGATGTCACGAGGTGGGTCTGAAGTGTCCCAAAAACCTGATCCACCGTTATGAGAGTTCGGGTTGGGTAAAACAAATCGCAGTGGCCTGTTGGAGTGAGGGCGTAGCCTGAACGGAAGTAGGCCACTGCGACGTGAAATCTGCTGGGGTTTGGCCGCCCAGACTGCTGTGGGGGCGACGACGATTGTAGGTTTGTCTCCAGGCCATGATGGTCTGGTCTTGCGCCCCGCGCAAAGTTGTTCCTAGGTCAATCGTTCTGCGACGGCAAAG includes:
- a CDS encoding integrase core domain-containing protein produces the protein MRGAQDQTIMAWRQTYNRRRPHSSLGGQTPADFTSQWPTSVQATPSLQQATAICFTQPELS